The stretch of DNA CACGCGGTAATACCACATCCAAGCTTCAGGATTAATTGGTTCGCCGACGGTTCCGAGTAAGCGCAAAGAAGACAGATTTCGAGCTTTAGGCAAGTGTTCGCCCATCTTGATAAACGCCCGAATTGCGGTAGGTGCCGTGTAGAAAATCGTTACGCCGTACTTTTCAATGACATCCCAGAAGCAACCAGGATTTGACGCTCGCGGCGCACCTTCGTACATGACCGTTGTCGCACCGTTGGAAAGAGGACCGTAAACAATATAACTATGTCCAGTAATCCAACCCACGTCAGCCGTACACCAATAAACATCAGTATCTTGCAGGTCAAAAATCCATTTAGTAGTGATGTGCGCGTACAAGTTGTAACCACCGGTGGTGTGTACGACTCCTTTAGGTTTACCCGTACTACCCGAAGTGTAGAGGATAAATAACATATCTTCGCTGTCCATCGGTTCAGCGGGGCAATCTGCTGAAACACCTTGTTGCAGATCGTGCCACCAATGATCGCGCCCTGGTAGCATTTGCACTTCTTGCCCAGTACGCCGCACAACTAAGACATTTTCGACACTGGTGACATCGCCACTGGCTAAGGCTTTATCAACTTGTTCTTTCAGCGGAACCGCCGTATCTTTGCGATAACCACCATCTGCTGTGACAACAACTTTAGCTTGCCCGTCGATTAAGCGATCGCGCAACGCTTCAGCGCTAAAACCACCAAAAACAACTGTATGCGGCGCACCAATTCGCGCACAGGCTAACATCGCAATTGCTGCTTCGGGAATCATCGGCATATAAATTCCGACGCGATCGCCTTTTTGCACGCCCAACTGCTTTAATACATTGGCAAATTGACACACTTCGCGATGTAGCTGCGCATAAGTTAACGTACGCGAGTCTCCTGGTTCGCCTTCCCAAATCAACGCTGCTTTGTTCTTACGCCAGGTTGTGAGATGACGGTCGAGACAGTTGTATGAAATATTAATCTTGCCGTTGACAAACCACTTCGCAAACGGCGGTTGCCAATCGAGTACTTTGTCCCACTTTTGAAACCAGTGCAACTCTTGTTCAGCAAGTTCTGCCCAAAATTTTTCTGGGTCAGAAGATGCTTTATCGTACAGTTGCTGGTAATCTTCTAGGCTCTTGATATGGGCATTTTGCGAAAATTCAGCTGGAGGATGAAATAAACGTTTTTCTTGCAGAATTGATTCGATTGTGAGAGACATAATTTCAATTGGCGTTGCTACTCAAAACCATTTTGCGCGTAGATTTGCTCGAAGTGTTTTGAATTTCTTTAAGCTTCAGAATTGTTTACTCGCATTTTGCGATCGCAGCTCGATCTTGGTCTGTTACCGATCCCGTTATCAATACTTAACTCACCGAGTGCAGCACACACCCCATAATGTAAGGATAACGAAGTGCGTGATTCTTGCCTCGCTACGGATTTCATGTCTAAAGGTTAATTACTTAAAGTATGGCAATTTGTTAAGATTCTGAGACTGATGTATTTATTGCGATTAGGTTTGCGAGTTCAGGTGCGAAAAATTATTAATGATAGACCAAGTTTTTAATTCTCCCTTCAATATAGGGATTGAGGCAACTTTAGTTTTAATTATCCTGATTTTTTTAGAATCAGTACTTTCTGCAGACAATGCTATTGCGCTAGCGGCGATCGCCCAAGGACTAGAAGATAAAAAGTTAGAACGCCAAGCACTCAACTTTGGTTTAATAGTCGCTTACGTCTTGCGGATTAGCCTAATTCTGACAGCGACATGGGTAACCAAGTTTTGGCAGTTTGAACTTTTAGGCGCTGCTTATTTACTTTGGCTGGTATTTCAGTATTTTACGTCTGATGACAATCCGGAACACGAACATCACGGTCCGCGCTTCGCGAACTTATGGCAAGCTATTCCGGTCATTGCCTTTACTGACTTAGCTTTTTCGCTCGATAGCGTGACAACAGCGATCGCGGTTTCGCAAGAAAAGTGGCTAGTCATTACAGGTGCCACAATTGGCATTATTACGCTGCGATTTATGGCAGGATTATTTATTCGTTGGTTAGATGAATTCGTTCACCTAGAAGACGCCGGTTACGTCACCGTAGCGCTAGTTGGCTTGCGATTGCTATTAAGAGTTGTCAACGAAGATTTAGTGCCACCTGAATGGTTGATGATTAGCGCGATCGCGATCGTCCTTGCCTGGGGATTTTCCCGGCGAACCAAACCTGAGATTGCTAACGACGAACCAGCACAAAATCAACGAGAAGTTGTGCAAGTCGGGGAATCTGAAGGAAATCAGCCTTAAAAAAGTAGAAGTATAAAAGCAGAAGGCAGAATATATTCGCCATCATACAGTAGGCTAAAGGGTTAAAGGCTCATCCAACTGCTGGTTTTCGAAGTGCCAGTACTTTCGCTTATAGGTTAAATGAATTTAAGGGCTCCAAATTATGCGGCAGTGGGAGGAATGATTTTCTAGAAGAATAACACCTTTTGCCTCCTGCCTCCTGCCTTCTGCCTTACTTTAGCTTATTTACTCTCGAATCCAGGAACTTAAACTAGATTGCCAACTCACAAGTTCTTCGTCTTTAAACCAGAGACTAACTTCTTGGGTTGCGGTTTCGGGAGCATCCGAACCATGAATAATATTGCGTCCAATATCAACGCCGAAATCACCGCGAATTGTTCCTGGCTCGGCGTTTAAAGGGTTTGTTGCACCAATCATTTTGCGGGCGGCGGCGATTACGCCATCACCTTCCCAAACCATCGCCACAACAGGACCAGAGGTAATAAAATCGACGAGTCCTGCAAAAAAGGGCTTTTCCCGATGAACGCCATAATGCTGTTCAGCAAGTTCGCGGCTAACTTGCATAAACTTTAAGCCAACAAGGGTAAACCCCTTTGCTTCAAAGCGGCTAATAATTTCGCCTACGAGTCCGCGTTGTACGCCATCGGGCTTAATGGCTAAAAACGTGCGTTCCAAGGTTATCTCCTGTAAAGATGAACAACAAAGCGATTAGCATATTAGCTGTTGAAATTTTAAAGCGTTCAGGAATCAACCTGAAGGTTAACCACAGGTTAAGTTTCAACGCTAACAGCTGAATATTACCGCCATACAACAACAAAAAACAGATTATCTTAGAAAGTCTCTCTTAGTTCAGAATTCGTTTTGAAATAGATGAGTTAAACTGGCTATTCGTGGGTGAAACTATACGAGGTCAAGACATAATGGGTGTTGAGTTAAGCACAAATTCAGCATTAGAGAGCCAGCCGCCTCTTGAACTCCAACCGCAGAAGCAGGAACAAGCTTCTGAAGCTAAAAAGGCAGCAGACAACGGATACAAAGCAAAGCCAAATCCTAAGAAGTCATTGTCAAATTCTCAAACCGAGTCTTTGCCACAGAGAAAATGGAAAATAGAGGACAGCGAAGCTCTATATCGAATTGATGGCTGGGGCGAACCTTACTTTTCCATCAATGCTGCTGGTCATGTGACAGTTTCCCCAAAAGGCGATCGCGGTGGCTCTTTAGATTTGTACGAGTTGGTCAACGCGCTCAAGCAGCGTAATTTATCACTACCATTGCTGATTCGTTTTTCAGATATTTTGGAAGATCGAATTCAGCGATTAAATGCTTGTTTTGCCAAAGCGATCGCGCGCTATAACTACCCTGGTGTTTACCGTGGCGTTTATCCTGTCAAGTGCAATCAACAAAAGCACTTAATCGAGGATCTCGTGCGATTTGGTCAACCGCATCAATTCGGTTTGGAAGCCGGATCGAAGCCGGAACTCATGATTGCTTTGGCTATGCTTAATACCCCTGGTGCGCTTCTCATCTGTAATGGTTATAAGGATCGCGAATACATCGAAATTGCCATGCTAGCGACACGCCTAGGGCAAACTCCGATCATTGTCTTAGAGCAGATAGAAGAAGTCGATCTCGTCATCAACGCGAGTCATCAGCTAGGAATTCGACCGATTTTAGGCGTGCGGGCAAAATTAAGTACGCAAGGAATGGGACGCTGGGGAACATCAAGCGGCGATCGCGCTAAATTTGGTCTGACGATTCCTGAAATTATTCAAGCAGTCGATAAGTTACGCGAAGCTAATCTTCTCGATTCATTGCAACTTCTTCACTTCCACATCGGTTCGCAAATTTCGGCAATTAACGTCATTAAAGATGCGATTCAAGAAGCTAGCCGTATTTATGTCGAGTTAGCTCAACTAGGGGCGAACATGAAGTATCTTGATGTCGGTGGTGGCTTAGGCGTAGACTACGACGGCTCGCAAACGAACTTCTACGCCTCGAAAAACTACAATATGCAAAATTATGCCAACGACATCGTTGCCGAGCTAAAAGACGCCTGTGCGGAGCGGAAAATGCCCGTACCAACACTGATTAGTGAAAGTGGTAGAGCGATCGCATCGCATCAATCGATTCTCATTTTTGATGTGCTGAGTACTTGTGATGTTCCTTCCGGTTCGCCCGAACCACCGCGTCCCGAAGAACCACCCCTAATTCACAACCTGTGGGAAACGTATCAATCGATCAACGTTGAAAACTACCAAGAAGCCTATCACGACATTACTCAATTCAAAGAAGAATCGATTAGCCGCTTTAACTTGGGGATTCTAAGCCTGACGGAACGCGCCCGTGTCGAGCGGATTTACTGGGCTTGCTGCGAGAAGATTATGAGCATTACACGCCAGCAAGAATACGTTCCAGATGACTTGGAAGAACTCGAAAAAATCATGGCTTCGATCTACTACGTCAATTTGTCGGTTTTTCAATCAGCACCGGATTGTTGGGCAATCGATCAGTTATTCCCCATCATGCCGATTCACCGCTTGGATGAAGAACCAACGCGACGCGGTATTCTAGCCGATTTAACGTGCGATAGTGATGGTAAGATTGACAAGTTTATTGACCTGCGGGATGTCAAGTCAGTTTTAGAGCTACACGCGTTCAAACCTGACGAACCCTACTACTTAGGAATGTTTCTCAGCGGTGCTTACCAAGAAATTATGGGCAACCTCCACAATTTGTTTGGTGACACAAATGCGGTTCACATTCAACTGACGCCCAAAGGCTACCAAATTGAGCACGTTGTTAAAGGTGACACGATGACTGAGGTTGTTGGTTACGTGCAGTATGACTCTGAAGATTTGGTAGAAAGTATCCGCCAGCGAACTGAGCAGGCGCTCGAAGAAAAGCGGATTACGCTTGCTGAATCGCAACGACTGCTACAAACTTATGAGCAGAGCTTGAGTCGATATACTTACTTGTCTCCGTAGATAGGAGTAGAGGAGCAGGGGAGAATTAATGACACCGATCGCTAGTCGCTAATCGCCATTTTCTTACTCCTCGCTCCTTGCCCTTAGTTGCCGTTTCCCAGCAATTCAACGATCGCGCGGTGTTCTAATGGCGGTTGTGAGGGTTGGGGATGGCGGGCGTCAGTAATCAACCAATCGAGAGCTGCGGCTTGCACGTCGATTGTTGCGCCATTTTTATCGACGCAATAACGTCCAAACACTAACTTATCAACCAAGCGAACTCCAGGTCCGAGACGAGAATAATCGAAAATCACGCTGTTATCGACCGTAGCGCCGCTGCAGATCCAGCAATTTGGGCCAATCATCGCTGGTCCAATAATTTTAGCGCCATCTTCGATGCGCGTCATACCGCCGATGTAAACAGGACCTGTAATATCAACTTTGTCCCAGTTCACTGCCACATTCAGTCCAGTGTAAATCCCTGGCGCAACTTCATGACCAGGAATCTCGACATTCTTGATTTCGCGCGAAAGAACACCGCGAATCGCGTGCCAATAGTCAGGGACTTTACCAATATCGACCCATTGAAAGTCCATCACTAATCCATAAAATGGCGCGCCGATTTCTACAAGTTTCGGGAATAATTGGCTACCAATATCGTACTGCTCGCCTGAAGGAATGTAATCTAAAACTTCTGGTTCAAAAATGTAGATACCTGTACTGATGTTGGTACTTAGCGCTTCTTCAACCGTCGGCTTTTCTTGGAAAGCTTTAACGCGCCCTGTATCATCGGTGACAACGATACCGTAACTGGAAACTTCCTCGCGGGGAACGGAGCGCATAATCACAGTCGCGATCGCACCTTTGGCTTTGTGCCATTTCACTGCGGCAGTGAGATCCAAGTCAATCAACGCATCACCGCACAATACCACAAATGTATCGTCGAAAAATGGGTAAAAATCCTGAATGCGCCGCATTCCTCCAGCCGATCCAATCGCTTCCCCCACTAATTCACCGTCTTCGATACGCCCTTCAAACGAGTACGCAATCTGTACGCCAAAACGCTGTCCGTCACGAAAATAACTTTCAATTTCACCAGCTAGGTGGCTAACGTTGACCATGATTTGGTCAAAACCGTGCTGGCGTAGCAATTCTAAAAGAAACTCCATCACTGGTTTTTGCAGGATGGGAATCATTGGCTTAGGAATTGTGTAAGTAATTGGACGCACTCGTGTTCCTTTGCCAGCCGCCAAAATCATGGCTTTCATAAATATTTGCTCCTCAACCTCATATTTTTATACCTAAGTTAACGGATTGATACTTAATAATCGCTTAAATTTGAGTCTTTAGTCATCATTGAAACCACTGACAGCTATAAGTAGGTAGCTAGTGGCTAGTTATCAGTTTTGAGAGGTAAAGGGTAAGTGGCTAGTGACTAGTTATTTAATGGCTAGCGATCAATTATTGAGTATATGTAGCAAACAATATTCTTCTCTGCTGCTTCAACTCCCTGACCTCTCATGTTGCAGTAATTGTCCGAATTTTAATTTCTTGATAAAACTCATCTTGGGATAATTCTACTTTTGACTGTGCTGATAGAAGTAATAATGCCCAGAAAACACTAACGCGTTCTTGGACGGACGCATGGTTTGAGGTTGCAATTGCATGAGAATATTTCGCTTGAGTCCACAACTCTACCAATTGATCCAGATTAAGCCATTGCTGTTCCTGTAGTTGAGTGTTGTACGTACAAGAATTTAAAAATTGTTCGATCTCTCCTGCGACCTCGGTGAGATTTTCCTGATGCGCTAACTCTAACGCCTGACGCAGTTGCATACGCGATTGCGGAGAGAACTTACGCGTGCGGGTGTTACTCAATGCTGCTTGTTGGGAAAGTTGCAATTGATTTGCCATTAATTGCAGTTGCGCGATCAGTTCTTGCACGGTGACTCGGCGTTTTGGTGGTGGTAAAGCTGCTGGGCGGCGGCGTAATTGCTGTTCTAAGGGTAAACGGACTCGCGTGCAAGTATCGTTGGTATCTAAAAAATCATCTTCAGCTGGCTGCAGTTCAGCTTGCTGAGATTCTAGCTCAACTAGAGTGTTGGCCTTGAACAACACAAGCATTGAAGCCGATAAGAAGGCTTGCCCTGATTGTGATAAGTTTCTTTCCGAGGCTGTTTGTGTTGTTTCATCAATGGCAAAAACCACACTTAAGTAACGATCGATGACGTCAATTACTTGAACATCCCAAGGATCAATTTCTCCTTTTTCGGCAAGCTCAATCAAGTGCGTGATTTTTGCTAGTAGTTGCGCAGCGTCCATAGGTTAGAGGTCAAAGATCAGCGCTTGGACTCAGGGGATAACAGCGATTCAAAATTTCTAGTGTCATATTACTTACAACTTTTCTGCTTGCGTACTCTCAATACGTTATTGAAGAGAATTGTAGGGAATAGTAATGTTTTAAACAACGGAGAAAACATCTGAAAGTTCAGTAATAGTTGCGATCGCATTCGGACGTAGCATACAGAATGCCAGCGCCATTGCCAAAATCTTCTAAATTTTACAGGGGAATAAATCAGTCAGAGTTATCTCGTTATGATTCGGTAAGTTATCCTAACCCGTTTTAAGATCCAAATTAGGGTACAAGTAACGAGCGAGCAATATGAGTATCAGCGTAGCAGATCTTCGTAAAGACTATACTTTACAAGGCTTTCAAGAAAAAGACGCCGATCCTAATCCGTTTAAACAGTTTCAAACATGGTTTGACCAAGCATTAGCTGCTGAGTTACCTGAACCCAACGCAATGACTTTAGCAACTGCTACTCCTGATGGGTGTCCTTCGGCGCGAATGGTTCTGTTGAAAGACTTTGACGAACGCGGCTTTGTCTTTTTCACAAACTACCACAGTCAAAAAGGACAAGAACTCGCAGCAAATCCGCAAGCCGCTCTCGTTTTTTGGTGGGCAGAACTCGAACGCCAAGTCCGCATCGAAGGGCGCGTAGAAAAAACGTCTGATGCGGAATCTGAAGCATATTTTCAAAGTCGCCCGTTAAATAGTCGTTTGGGGGCTTGGGCGTCGGAACAAAGTCAAGTTATCGCAAATCGTGAAGTTTTGGAACAGCGCATGCAGGAACTTAAAAGTAAGTACGAACACGAGGAAGTTCCGCGACCACCTCACTGGGGAGGATATCGTGTCATTCCCAACACGATTGAATTTTGGCAAGGACGCCCTAGCCGACTGCACGATCGCCTGAACTATCGCCGTCAGGAAGATGGTAGTTGGTTGATTGAGCGTTTGTCTCCGTGACTAGGGGTGAGGGAAAGAGTGGTGAGGGGTTAGTGGCTAGAGAAATTTATATTAGTTTTCTTGCCAAGCTTTTTAGGTTGTTTTACTCTCAGGAGTTAAGCTTTGTGCTACTTGAGTGGTGGGATCGGGCATGAAACGGTAGCGTAAGTAGATTCCGGAAGCGACGAATAGGATGATGATGAAACCCCCAATTCCTAACGGGTTAGGTAGCCAGAAAATAGCTTCGAGGTGATTGAGTTCCCCAGGAAGCAGTCGCCATACGAGTTGTTTTTCGACAATTTCAGGCGATATGGCATTTTCGTCGGTTTCGACGCTTCTTGCGCCCCAAGGAGTATTTAAGCGAAACTCTAAATCCAGAATCTCGGTGGGGTTAACGAGGACGTTACCGTTCGTCGAGATTAAGGAAAGCGATCGCAAATCTAATTCATAAACTAAGCGATTGCGGAGCAAGAATATAAAGTTATTTTGATTGAGGTCGAGTTGCGATTGAACAACAGGTAATTCGGATGATTGGGTAACAGCAGTATTTGTTTTAGCCGTTGGATGAAAGAATTCATTAAATTTAGATACGAGTTCTGCACCGTTATTAAAAGGAATTGTGACGGTGAGTTCTTCACTAGAAACGCGCTTAACTTTGCCATCGAGTTTGCGCGCGCGACGTTCGATGCTATTTAACCATTCTGTTGCTGAATCGCCGCTAAAAGTCATGAGGCGATCGCTGAGTTTGATATGCTGGACAATTTCGCCATGATTGGGGCTATCAAAGTTGATGCTAGCTTGATACTGCACGCACCCTGAAAGCAGCAGCGATGCTAAGAGGATAATCCACAGTATCCGCCATCGTGCTAAAAATCGAAGTACTTTACGCAAAATGCGAGTTTTATGCATTGTCAAAATCGCGGACATTCATCCTCCTATCGATTTAAATCGACCATATTAACCCAGCAAGTGTTAACGCGATCGCAATGAGCGCTACCCAGATAAAGCGATTATCTTTTGTATTCACTTTACTTGGATCGAGCGGTTCAGGAATTGCGGGTGTTGGCGATGGGCGTTTTCTACTCACCGTACTACTACTTAATCGCGTTTGACTTTCATTATCAGGTAACGCGCCCAAGTCAGGAATTTGTGTTAACCATTCTTGAGGGCGTTTAAGTTGTGGTGCTTGTAATATGTAAAGTAATCGCCGCGCTTGTTTGCTGGTTTCTGGATGCGGATGGCGTTTGAGTTGTTCGCACAGTGCAATGGCTTGCTGTTGTTGTCCAGCGGCTTCATACGCTGTGACTAGCCATATTTGAATTTCTCCTCCTAACCGAGTATTTCGGGCAATAAGGGCGCTGGCTTTTTCCAAATGTTGTACCGATTCGCGGTACTTTCCCCGTTCAAACGCGGCTTTTCCTGCTTGATACTCCGTTTTTGCGATCGCTTGTGGTTCAGAAGTCACTTTTCCTATTTACAATACCTTCTTTCTTGATATTGCCACTTTCAGAAGGTTTGCGGAATCTCCAGAAGTAAAATTCTGAGAATTTTGAGTTTTAGGTAGCTGAGCTTCTACGTTCGTGCAATTTTCAATGTGCAGTTGATCGAGGTTATTTTTTTATTTCTTTGAGTATTCTAAACTAGAGTGAGCGATCGCAACTTTTGAATTTTGTTTAGTATATATTTTATACATACTAAACTTTTCGAGCAAAGAAAATCTTCCGATAGTTAGTTGCTAAAGGATTTTTTGAAAGCACAGGTGGAAATAAAACATGTTTATTAACTAATTTTTGAGAAAAGTTCTTTTCCTGCACTACTCTTACTACAAAACCAACTGATTCTAGCAACGAGGGAAAGTTATCTCCATATATTCGTAAGTGATCCCACTGACCAAATACCCTTTTTCGTTCTTCTGGAGTAATAATAGTTGAATCTTCAAATGTTTCTTTTAAATTATCTTGTTGAGGCACTGTTATTATTGCGCATCCGCCTACACTTAAAACCCGATAAATTTCTTGCATGGCCTTAGTATCATTAGGAACATGCTCGAGAACATCACAAGCTATTACCAGGTCAAAAGCTTCATCTTGTACAGCAGACATATCTGATATGTCTAGTTTCATGTCTAATCCTTCAACAAGATAGTCCGCAGTTACATACTTAGAAGCATATTTGGGAAAAGTGCTTTTGAGTGCTTTCTCAGGAGCAAAATGAAGTACTCTTTTATTTTGAACAATATCCTGGTAAGTTAATCCATTAATAGATGATAAAGCGGCAACAAGTAATCGATGGCGAACTTCTGAGCGACATTCAGGACATATGGTATACGGATGCCAACAATCACTGATAAAATGCCGACCTTGCCAACCACAAAGATTGCATTCTACAATTTTAGGATATGCAAGATAAGCGCGCTTTGATACTAACTTTAATTGGCGAAATACTTGACTTGGAAGCTTCAATACATCAGAGGAAACAGCCATAAGTCAATTCAACCTTACTTTGGTAAAGTTTGTACTATCCTGCTACAAAAATTCTATGAAGTCAATTAAGATTTATTACAAATAATTCTTATTTTTGTCGTGTTATAGGTTACTGCAACAATGGCTATTAGCTGTTAGTAGTAAGCAATTCATACTAAATAACAGTAAAGCAATGAAACGAGTAGCAATTAACGGATTTGGACGAATTGGACGCGCATTTTTGCGTATTGCTTATGGCAAACCAGATTTGGAAGTTGTCGCAATCAACGATATTGTCTTGAAACCTGACTTAGCGGCGTATTTGCTGCAATACGACTCAGTATATCGGCAGTTTCCTGCACAAGTCGGCTATGACGATACAGGGTTGATCGTTGACGGGAAGAAGATTGAACTTGTCGCGGAAAAAGATCCAGCGGCGCTTCCGTGGAAACAGATGGATATCGATGTTGTTATCGAATCTACGGGAATTTTCCGCAGTGCAGATAAAGCCGGATTGCATCTAGAAGCAGGATGTAAAAAAGTCATTATCAGTGCGCCAGCGAAGGGTTCATCTGTACCCACGTTTGTCTATGGAGTGAATCATGAAAGTTACCAGCGCGAGCGCGATTCTGTAATTTCTGCGGCTTCTTGTACAACTAACTGTCTTGCGCCGATCGCCAAAATTTTGAACGATGAATTTGGCATTGAGAAGGCGTTGATGACAACAGTTCACGCTTATACAGCCGATCAGCGGTTAGTAGATACCGGACATCCTTCCGAATGGACGCGGGGACGTGGTGCAGCGCAAAACATTGTACCAACAACAACTGGTGCAGCAACAGCAGTGGCTTTAGTATTACCGGAACTCAAAGGAAAACTCGATGGAATGGCGTTGCGCGTACCAACTCCCACAGGTTCAGTAACAGACTTAAATGCAGTGTTGCAAAAATCGGTATCGGTAGAAGAAGTAAATGATGCGTTACGCAAGTACGCAACGAAGGGAATGCGCGAGATCCTCAAAGTCAGTGAAGTTCCTTTAGTTTCTTCCGATTGTATTGGCGATCCGCATTCAGCAATTGTCAATCTTTCTTCTACAAGTGTTCTCGGCGACAACTTTGTCAAGGTGCTTGCTTACTATGACAACGAGTGGGGTTATGCAAGTCGTTTAGTAGATTTAGCAAGTTACATTTAAAACAGGGTAATAGGTAATGGGTAATGGGTAGAGAACAAACAACACTTACCTGTTACCAGTTACTAAATTATCGATATCATCAGTAAAAAAGATTTATGGTAAAAGTAGCTGAAGATCATTTCCCTTCTGCACAAGCGCGATCGCTGATTCTTTGGTTCGATCGAGTTGGTATTGCGGATATCCCTTTGGTAGGTGGTAAAAATGCCTCGTTGGGAGAGATGATTCAACAGCTAGCATCACAAGGTGTTAATGTACCGCACGGTTTTGCCACAACAGCGACAGCGTATCGCTACTTTATTCAAGCAGCAGGGTTAGACGCGAAACTACGATCGCTGTTTTCTGGTCTTGATGTTGCTGATGTGAATAATTTACGCCAAGTTGGCAAACAAGCGCGATCGCTGATTTTAAAGACGCCGTTTCCTGAAGATTTGCAGCAAGCAATTACAGATGCTTATCAAACCCTGTGCGATCGCTACGGCGCTGATACTGATGTTGCAGTACGTTCGAGTGCGACTGCTGAAGATCTACCTGATGCCAGTTTTGCCGGACAACAGGAAACTTATCTTAATATTAGTGGCATTCAAAACGTTTTAGAGGCTTGCCATCGTTGCTTTGCTTCCTTATTTACCGACCGCGCGATTTCCTATCGGCAAATTAAAGGATTCAATCACTTTGATGTAGCGCTTTCTGTCGGCGTCCAAAAAATGGTGCGTTCTGATTTAGCAACTTCTGGGGTGATGTTTTCGATTGATACGGAAACAGGTTTTTCAGATGCTGCATTAATTACAGCCGCCTATGGATTAGGTGAAAATGTTGTTCAAGGTGCGGTGAATCCAGATGAATACTATGTGTTTAAACCAACTTTAAAAGCTGGGTTTCGCCCAATTTTAGATAAAAGATTGGGAAGTAAAGAATTTAAAATGGTGTACGATGATGGTTCTAAACTCACCAAAAATATCAAAGTATCACCTGAAGAAAAAAATCAATTCGCGCTGAATGATGAAGAAATTTTACAACTCGCGCGGTGGGCGTGTTTGATTGAAGACCATTATTCGCAAGTTCGCGGTAAACCAACACCGATGGATATTGAATGGGCAAAAGATGGCATTACCCAAGAATTATTCATTGTCCAAGCACGTCCTGAAACAGTACAGTCGCAAAAAAGTACGAATGTGCTGCGTAGTTATGAGTTTACCACCGAAGTCGAGGCACAACCATTAGCAATCGGGCGGGCGGTGGGAAGTGCGATCGCCCAAGGTAAAGCTCATGTAATTACCGATGCAAGTAAAATCGATCAATTCCTACCAGGAGAAGTTTTAGTTACCGATCGCACCGATCCTGACTGGGAACCGATTATGAAAAAAGCTAGCGCCATGATTACCAATCAAGGCGGGCGGACGTGTCATGCAGCAATTATTGCACGCGAATTGGGAATTCCGGCGATCGTTGGTTGCGGTAATGCGACAACTGTGTTGCAAACAAATCAAGATATTACTATTTCTTGCGCCGAAGGTGAAGAAGGAAAAGTCTACGCAGGATTAATACCTTTTGAAGTCAAAGAAATTCCCCTAGAAAACTTACCGCGTACCCGCACGCAAATTTTAATGAATGTGGGTAATCCACAAGAAGCCTTTCGCTTAGCAGCAATTCCCAATGATGGGGTAGGATTAGCGCGATTTGAATTTATTATTGCTAACCATATTCAAGTTCACCCGCTAGCTTTATTAAAATACGACCAATTAG from Chroococcidiopsis sp. TS-821 encodes:
- the acs gene encoding acetate--CoA ligase — translated: MMSLTIESILQEKRLFHPPAEFSQNAHIKSLEDYQQLYDKASSDPEKFWAELAEQELHWFQKWDKVLDWQPPFAKWFVNGKINISYNCLDRHLTTWRKNKAALIWEGEPGDSRTLTYAQLHREVCQFANVLKQLGVQKGDRVGIYMPMIPEAAIAMLACARIGAPHTVVFGGFSAEALRDRLIDGQAKVVVTADGGYRKDTAVPLKEQVDKALASGDVTSVENVLVVRRTGQEVQMLPGRDHWWHDLQQGVSADCPAEPMDSEDMLFILYTSGSTGKPKGVVHTTGGYNLYAHITTKWIFDLQDTDVYWCTADVGWITGHSYIVYGPLSNGATTVMYEGAPRASNPGCFWDVIEKYGVTIFYTAPTAIRAFIKMGEHLPKARNLSSLRLLGTVGEPINPEAWMWYYRVIGGDRCPIVDTWWQTETGGIMITPLPGAIPTKPGSATRPFPGILADIVDLEGNPVGDNEGGYLVIRHPWPGMMRTVYGDPDRFRRTYWEHIPPRDGKHVYFAGDGARRDEDGYFWVMGRVDDVINVSGHRLGTMEVESALVSHPAVAEAAIVSKPDEVKGEEIVAFVTLESTYQPSEALSKELKQHVVNEIGAIARPGEIRFTDALPKTRSGKIMRRLLRNLAAGQEVSGDTSTLEDRSVLDKLREGA
- the speA gene encoding biosynthetic arginine decarboxylase gives rise to the protein MGVELSTNSALESQPPLELQPQKQEQASEAKKAADNGYKAKPNPKKSLSNSQTESLPQRKWKIEDSEALYRIDGWGEPYFSINAAGHVTVSPKGDRGGSLDLYELVNALKQRNLSLPLLIRFSDILEDRIQRLNACFAKAIARYNYPGVYRGVYPVKCNQQKHLIEDLVRFGQPHQFGLEAGSKPELMIALAMLNTPGALLICNGYKDREYIEIAMLATRLGQTPIIVLEQIEEVDLVINASHQLGIRPILGVRAKLSTQGMGRWGTSSGDRAKFGLTIPEIIQAVDKLREANLLDSLQLLHFHIGSQISAINVIKDAIQEASRIYVELAQLGANMKYLDVGGGLGVDYDGSQTNFYASKNYNMQNYANDIVAELKDACAERKMPVPTLISESGRAIASHQSILIFDVLSTCDVPSGSPEPPRPEEPPLIHNLWETYQSINVENYQEAYHDITQFKEESISRFNLGILSLTERARVERIYWACCEKIMSITRQQEYVPDDLEELEKIMASIYYVNLSVFQSAPDCWAIDQLFPIMPIHRLDEEPTRRGILADLTCDSDGKIDKFIDLRDVKSVLELHAFKPDEPYYLGMFLSGAYQEIMGNLHNLFGDTNAVHIQLTPKGYQIEHVVKGDTMTEVVGYVQYDSEDLVESIRQRTEQALEEKRITLAESQRLLQTYEQSLSRYTYLSP
- a CDS encoding TerC family protein; translated protein: MIDQVFNSPFNIGIEATLVLIILIFLESVLSADNAIALAAIAQGLEDKKLERQALNFGLIVAYVLRISLILTATWVTKFWQFELLGAAYLLWLVFQYFTSDDNPEHEHHGPRFANLWQAIPVIAFTDLAFSLDSVTTAIAVSQEKWLVITGATIGIITLRFMAGLFIRWLDEFVHLEDAGYVTVALVGLRLLLRVVNEDLVPPEWLMISAIAIVLAWGFSRRTKPEIANDEPAQNQREVVQVGESEGNQP
- the ndk gene encoding nucleoside-diphosphate kinase — encoded protein: MERTFLAIKPDGVQRGLVGEIISRFEAKGFTLVGLKFMQVSRELAEQHYGVHREKPFFAGLVDFITSGPVVAMVWEGDGVIAAARKMIGATNPLNAEPGTIRGDFGVDIGRNIIHGSDAPETATQEVSLWFKDEELVSWQSSLSSWIRE